Proteins from a single region of Candidatus Omnitrophota bacterium:
- a CDS encoding abortive infection family protein has translation MIYLYSGSGASGFDLKEERMSADEWTALRNNACKLLSAKHGKKASRMLEKFPFELYSGTNFFNDDFFVLYAKIPIDEYVKLQKNNFQNKYKLAFADIAHTLSDFGPYVRHIAIDYLIETGVSLVKTPSLETTSFIVEHALRDAESLVCTSGAPNAIDRVHTAFHGYLKNVCEKAKISYERDTNITAFFKLIRENHPQFEQIRTDANIKRVVFSMSAIVDALNHLRNHASIVHPTEKLLPKSEAMLIINTTRTLLHYLDQKLKIK, from the coding sequence ATGATCTACTTATACAGCGGATCAGGGGCAAGCGGGTTTGACTTGAAAGAAGAGCGCATGTCTGCCGATGAGTGGACTGCATTACGCAACAATGCATGCAAATTATTGTCAGCAAAACATGGTAAAAAAGCCAGTCGCATGTTAGAAAAGTTTCCATTTGAACTTTATTCTGGAACTAATTTTTTTAATGACGATTTTTTTGTTCTTTATGCAAAGATACCGATTGATGAATATGTTAAGTTACAAAAAAATAATTTTCAAAATAAATACAAATTAGCTTTTGCAGATATTGCACATACTCTTTCGGATTTTGGGCCGTATGTTCGACATATTGCAATAGATTACTTAATTGAAACGGGTGTTTCTCTTGTAAAGACCCCCTCTTTGGAAACAACTTCATTTATTGTCGAACACGCCTTAAGAGATGCGGAAAGCCTTGTTTGTACTTCTGGTGCCCCAAATGCTATTGACCGGGTACATACGGCATTTCATGGGTATCTAAAGAATGTGTGTGAAAAAGCAAAAATTAGTTATGAGAGAGATACAAATATCACTGCCTTTTTTAAGTTAATTCGAGAAAATCATCCACAGTTTGAACAAATAAGAACAGATGCAAATATCAAACGAGTTGTATTTTCAATGTCCGCAATCGTTGATGCTTTAAATCACTTGAGAAATCATGCAAGTATAGTTCATCCTACTGAAAAATTACTGCCGAAATCGGAAGCAATGCTTATCATCAATACAACAAGAACTTTATTACATTATTTAGATCAGAAATTAAAAATTAAATAA